The Streptomyces lienomycini sequence TTCGACCACCCCGACGCCGTGAAGCTCAACGACGAGGTCCAGGCCGAGTACGACGTCCGCTACGGCGACGGCGGCGACGCCACGCACCTGGACCCGTCGGACTTCGCGCCGCCGAACGGCCAGTACCTGATCGCGTACGACGAGAACGACGTCCCGGTCGCCTCGGGCGGCTGGCGCAGCCAGGACGCCAACGACGAGGGAAACCTCGACGGGGACGCCGAGCTGAAGCGGATGTTCGTCATAGAACAGGTCCGCGGTCGCGGGCTGGCCCGCCGCATCCTGGCCGCCCTGGAGGACGACGCCCGTGCGGCGGGCCGGACCCGGATGGTGCTGGAGACCGGCACCAAGCAGCCGGAGGCCGTGGCCCTGTACACCTCCAGCGGCTACGAGCCCTGCGGGAAGTTCGGCTACTACCGCTTCCACGAGGACAGCCTCTGCTACGCGAAGCCGCTCCGGACCTCCTAGGGGGCGTCAGGCGGCGGTGCCCACCCTCGCCGCCCTCGCCGCCCTGGGGCGACTGGCCGCCGGTCGCGGCCCGGTGCCGCCGGTGGTCCCGCCGGACCGGGCGGCGCGGCGACGGGAAACGACGAAGGTCCCGTCCGATCGTGATGATCGGACGGGACCTTCGCCCATGTGCGTGGACCTGTGGGGATTTGAACCCCAGACCCCCTCGATGCGAACGAGGTGCGCTACCAGACTGCGCCACAGGCCCTTGCAACGAGTGAAACTCTAGCACCCCGACCAGCGTGCTCAAAAATCAGTTCCGGGGCCGCGACCAGGCGGCCCCGGGCCCGGCTACTCGTTGGCCGCGCGGGGGCGGTCGCCGTCCTCGTACTGGTCGAAGAGCGGCGTGCGCCCCCGCTCCCTGGCGCGGCGGGCCGAGGCGGCACGGCGGGCGCCGCTGCGACCGGGGGCCTCCGCACGCTCCTCGGTGTGGGCGGCCGGACGGTCCCGGTCCGGGCCGGGGGCCCGGGCCGCGTCCTCCTGGTCGGGGGCGACGGCGCTGGAGCGTGCCGAGCTCCACGCGTCCGGTGCCGCGAGGTCCACGTCGGGCGTGGCCCGGGGGGCGACCGGCGCGGTCACGTAGGTGGGCAGGGGCACCGGTACCGGGTCCCAGCTGTCGCCCTGCGGGTGCCCACGGCGTTCACGCTGCTGGTCGACCCACTCGGCGTGGTCGGTCTGCTCGACCAGCGCCCGCCGGTCCGCGGCGAGCGCCGACATTCCGGCGTCGGGCTCCGCCTCGGGCCCGTCGTCCGGTTCCTCGGCGTCGAGGTCGCCCACGGGTCCGCCGGGCGCGGCGGGTGTGCGGCGGCGCGGGCGGGGGTCGCGGTCGCGCAGCCGCTGCGCGGCGACCTCGGCCTGGCGGCGGTCCATCTGGAAGGCGAACCGGCGGCGCTCCTGCACCCGCAGGTGGGCGATGTAGACGCTGAGCAGCACCGCGGGCACCCCGGGCGCCCACAGGAACGCCAACCCGCCGACCGCCGCGACGACCGAACCGAGCGTGAAGGCCAGGAACAGCATCACGGTCGTACGCCGACGGCGCGCGAGCACCTTGGTGCGCCGGGCCCGGGCCGCGGCCGCCGGGGAGAGGGGCGCGCGCCGGGCCTGCGGCACCCGCCTCCGCGCCGGTGCCGGTGCCTGCGCCTGCGCCGCGCCGGAGCCGGCCGAGTGGCCGGGCTCCGGAGACTGTCCGGGTCTCGGGTCGTGCCCGGGCCCGCCCGGCTGAGGACGTGCCGTCTCGGGCCGCTCCGCGGTGCGCTGCGGGGCGGCCGGCCGGGTGTGCCGTCGGGTTCGGGACACGGCGAAGGCCCGGACGTCCACCGAGTCGGTGGCGGCGTCCGGGGCGTCGGCGTCGGGCTCCGCCTCGTCGGCGGGGCGCGACCGCAGGTCCTTGGCGTACCGGCGCTCCATGCCCGCCCGTCCGGACAGCAGCCGGATGGCGGTGCTGAAGCGTTCCGTCGGACGGGCCTCGTTCAGCTCGTCCTGCCTACGGAGCCACATCGGCACCAAGTAGGCGGCCCAGGCCCCGACGATGACTGCGTAGATGAGGCCGCTGCTGCTCACGCCTCACACGGTAGAGGGGTTTGCTTGAGGCCATCCGCCAATTGAGCCGGTGTGTCGCACGATCTGGCTGATATTTCGAACTTTTCTTGTGATCGATCCGATCAACTGACCGTCAGGACCGGGAAATAATCCGGTTTCGGGACGGTCGGGATGGTCACGGCTGTACGCAACCCGATCATTTTCGAACGTTTATTCAATTACCGGCGTTGCCGGCGTTCGGGGCGGACCGGTCCCGTGACCGGTGCCAGCGCCGCAGCAGACCGTCGGGAACCTCTTCCGCGGTGAGCGCGAAGACGAGATGGTCGCGCCAGGCTCCGTCGATGTGCAGATAACGCGGCCTGAGACCTTCCTCACGGAATCCGAGTTTCTCCACGACCCTGCGGCTCGGCGCGTTCTCGGGGCGAATGCAGACCTCGACGCGATGGAGTCCCACGGTGCGGAAACAGTGGTCCACGGCCATCGCCACGGCCGTGGGCATCACGCCGCGGCCCGCCACCGCCTCGTCCACCCAGTAGCCGACGTGCCCGGAGCACATGGAGCCCCAGGTGATGCCGGCCACCGTCAACTGGCCGACCAGCCGCCCCTGGTACTCGATGACGAACGGCAGCATCCGGCCCGCGTGGGCCTCGGCCCTCAGGTGCCGCACCATCTGCCGGTAGGTCGGCCGGTGCGTGATCGGGCCGCCCGGCCCGGGCGGCGGGATGGTGGCCTCCCACGGGCGCAGCCAGTCGCGGTTGCGCCGGTTGACCTCGCGCCAGGCCCGCTGGTCACGCAGCTTTATCGGCCTGAGGACGATCCCGCCGTCCACCAGTCGGGCGGGCCAGGAGGGGGTGTTCAGCTCGCACCCCCCGCCTCGGCGGGTCTGGGGTGGTCGCCTCCGCGCAGTTGGTCCACGGCGTGCCTCAGCAGCGGCTCCAGCACGGCGAGGCCGTCCTTGACCCCGCCGGAGGAGCCCGGCAGGTTGACGATCAGCGTGCCCTTCGCCACCCCGGCCAGCCCCCTGGAGAGCACCGCGGTCGGCACCTTGTCCCGGCCGTACGCCCGGACCGCCTCCGCGATGCCCGGGACCTCGTAGTCGATCACGGCCCTGGTGGCCTCCGGGGTGCGGTCGGTGGGCGAGATGCCGGTACCGCCGGTGGTGACGATCACGTCGTAGCCCGCGTCGGCGCCCGCGCGCAGGGCGGCCTCCACGGGGTCGCCGTCGGGGACGACCCGGGGGCCGTCGACGTCGAAGCCGAAGCGGCGCAGCCCCTCGGCGATCAGGGGTCCGCCCTTGTCCTCGTAGACACCGGCGGCGGCCCGGTTGGACGCCGTGACGACCAGGGCGGCGTACGGCCCGAGGAGGGCTCCTCCCGCGCCGGCGTCCAGCGTCATGACCGGTTCCAGTCGCCGGACTTGCCGCCCGTCTTCTGCTCCACCCGCACGTCCGTGATGACCGCTCCCTTGTCGACCGCCTTGACCATGTCGATCACGGTGAGCGCGGCGACGGAGACCGCGGTGAGCGCCTCCATCTCGACGCCCGTGCGATCCGTCGTCCGCACCGTGGCGGTGATCTCCACGGCGTCGTCCGTGACCGACAGGTCCAGTTTCACACCGGAGACCGACAACGGGTGACACAACGGGATCAGGTCCGGCGTGCGTTTGGCGCCCATGATGCCCGCGATCCGCGCCGTGGCCAGGGCGTCGCCCTTGGGGACGCCCTCGCCGCGCAGCAGCTCGACCACGCGGGGCGCGACGAGGACGCGTCCACTGGCGCGTGCGGTGCGGGCGGTCACGTCCTTGCCGGACACGTCGACCATCCGGGCGGCGCCCGCCTCGTCGATGTGCGTCAGCCGGTCCTGCGGGTCCTGTCCGCTCCTGGGCGGTCGGTCCTGCGTACTCATGCTCGTGTGGCGCTCCCGGTTCGGGCCCGGCGCGGTGCGGCGGGTGGGCCTGTCGTGCGCGACACGGTACCGCCAACCGGGCGGGCTCAGCCGAGCAGGACCACCTCGACGTCGGCGCCGGGCTCGACGGATTCGGTGTCCTCGGGGACCACGATCAGCGCGTTCGCGTGCGCGAGGGCGGCCACCAGGTGGGAGCCCGAGCCGCCGACCGGGGCCACGACGCCGTCGGCGTAGCTGCCCCGCAGGAACTGGCGTCGGCCCTTCGGCGAGGTCAGTGCCTTGTCCGCGGTCAGGGACGCGGTGGCCGTCGGGCGGTGGACGTCGGGCAGCCCCATGAGCGTGCGGATCGCGGGGCGCACGAACAACTCGAAGGAGACGTACGACGACACCGGGTTGCCGGGCAGGGCGAGCAGCGGCGTGTGGTCGGGGCCGACGGAGCCGAACCCCTGGGGTTTGCCCGGCTGCATGGCGAGCTTGCGGAAGTCGACGCCGCCGCCGGGCTCGTCCTCGTCGCCGACGTGCGCCAGCGCCTCCTTGACCACGTCGTACGCCCCGACGCTGACCCCGCCGGTGGTGACCATCAGGTCGGCGCGCACCAGTTGGTCCTCGATGGTGGACCGCAGGGTCTCGGCGTCGTCGGCGACGGCGCCCACGCGGTAGGCGATGGCGC is a genomic window containing:
- a CDS encoding GNAT family N-acetyltransferase, which translates into the protein MNIRRVPFDHPDAVKLNDEVQAEYDVRYGDGGDATHLDPSDFAPPNGQYLIAYDENDVPVASGGWRSQDANDEGNLDGDAELKRMFVIEQVRGRGLARRILAALEDDARAAGRTRMVLETGTKQPEAVALYTSSGYEPCGKFGYYRFHEDSLCYAKPLRTS
- the sepX gene encoding divisome protein SepX/GlpR, yielding MSSSGLIYAVIVGAWAAYLVPMWLRRQDELNEARPTERFSTAIRLLSGRAGMERRYAKDLRSRPADEAEPDADAPDAATDSVDVRAFAVSRTRRHTRPAAPQRTAERPETARPQPGGPGHDPRPGQSPEPGHSAGSGAAQAQAPAPARRRVPQARRAPLSPAAAARARRTKVLARRRRTTVMLFLAFTLGSVVAAVGGLAFLWAPGVPAVLLSVYIAHLRVQERRRFAFQMDRRQAEVAAQRLRDRDPRPRRRTPAAPGGPVGDLDAEEPDDGPEAEPDAGMSALAADRRALVEQTDHAEWVDQQRERRGHPQGDSWDPVPVPLPTYVTAPVAPRATPDVDLAAPDAWSSARSSAVAPDQEDAARAPGPDRDRPAAHTEERAEAPGRSGARRAASARRARERGRTPLFDQYEDGDRPRAANE
- a CDS encoding GNAT family N-acetyltransferase, producing the protein MVDGGIVLRPIKLRDQRAWREVNRRNRDWLRPWEATIPPPGPGGPITHRPTYRQMVRHLRAEAHAGRMLPFVIEYQGRLVGQLTVAGITWGSMCSGHVGYWVDEAVAGRGVMPTAVAMAVDHCFRTVGLHRVEVCIRPENAPSRRVVEKLGFREEGLRPRYLHIDGAWRDHLVFALTAEEVPDGLLRRWHRSRDRSAPNAGNAGN
- a CDS encoding MogA/MoaB family molybdenum cofactor biosynthesis protein, with amino-acid sequence MTLDAGAGGALLGPYAALVVTASNRAAAGVYEDKGGPLIAEGLRRFGFDVDGPRVVPDGDPVEAALRAGADAGYDVIVTTGGTGISPTDRTPEATRAVIDYEVPGIAEAVRAYGRDKVPTAVLSRGLAGVAKGTLIVNLPGSSGGVKDGLAVLEPLLRHAVDQLRGGDHPRPAEAGGAS
- the moaC gene encoding cyclic pyranopterin monophosphate synthase MoaC; translation: MSTQDRPPRSGQDPQDRLTHIDEAGAARMVDVSGKDVTARTARASGRVLVAPRVVELLRGEGVPKGDALATARIAGIMGAKRTPDLIPLCHPLSVSGVKLDLSVTDDAVEITATVRTTDRTGVEMEALTAVSVAALTVIDMVKAVDKGAVITDVRVEQKTGGKSGDWNRS